Proteins encoded by one window of Microbacterium testaceum:
- the prfB gene encoding peptide chain release factor 2, with protein MLELDLTADIQALRSTFADIQAVVDVDALKADIERLSEEAGAPDLWDDVDNAQKVTSRLSHKQAELKRVTEIEQRLDDLEVLVELAIEMDDDESADEARRELASLKDVIGQLEVQTLLDGEYDPRSAVVTIRSGAGGDDATDFAEMLLRMYLRWAERHKYPVKVMDTSYAEGAGIKSATFEVDVPYAYGTLSVEAGTHRLARISPFGGADKRQTSFAAVEVIPVMEEAVEVEVPEGDIRVDVFRSSGPGGQSVNTTDSAVRITHLPTGLVVSMQNEKSQIQNRAAAMRVLQTRLLLLKREEEAAKKKELAGTITASWGDQMRSYFLYGQQLVKDLRTGYEVGNPAVVFDGDLDGLIAAGIRWRKRKDDD; from the coding sequence ATGCTCGAACTCGATTTGACCGCCGACATCCAGGCGCTGCGCTCGACCTTCGCCGATATCCAGGCCGTGGTCGACGTCGACGCACTCAAAGCCGACATCGAACGCCTCAGCGAAGAGGCCGGTGCCCCCGACCTCTGGGACGACGTCGACAACGCCCAGAAGGTCACCAGCCGCCTGAGCCACAAGCAGGCCGAGCTCAAGCGGGTCACCGAGATCGAGCAGCGCCTCGACGACCTCGAGGTGCTCGTCGAACTCGCCATCGAGATGGACGACGACGAGTCCGCCGACGAAGCGCGCCGCGAGCTCGCCTCGCTGAAGGACGTCATCGGCCAGCTCGAGGTGCAGACGCTGCTCGACGGCGAGTACGACCCGCGCTCCGCGGTCGTCACGATCCGCTCCGGCGCCGGCGGCGACGACGCTACCGACTTCGCCGAGATGCTGCTGCGCATGTACCTGCGCTGGGCCGAGCGTCACAAGTATCCCGTCAAGGTCATGGACACGTCCTACGCCGAAGGCGCCGGCATCAAGTCGGCCACCTTCGAGGTCGACGTGCCCTACGCCTACGGCACCCTGTCGGTCGAGGCCGGAACGCACCGCCTCGCGCGCATCAGCCCCTTCGGTGGCGCCGACAAGCGACAGACGAGCTTCGCGGCCGTCGAGGTCATCCCCGTCATGGAAGAAGCCGTCGAGGTCGAGGTGCCCGAGGGTGACATCCGCGTCGACGTGTTCCGTTCGTCGGGCCCCGGTGGACAGTCGGTCAACACGACCGACTCCGCCGTGCGCATCACGCACCTTCCGACGGGCCTCGTCGTCTCGATGCAGAACGAGAAGTCGCAGATCCAGAACCGCGCGGCCGCCATGCGCGTGCTGCAGACCCGCCTTCTGCTGCTCAAGCGCGAAGAAGAAGCGGCCAAGAAGAAGGAGCTCGCCGGCACGATCACCGCGAGCTGGGGCGACCAGATGCGCTCGTACTTCCTCTACGGCCAGCAGCTGGTGAAGGACCTCCGCACCGGATACGAGGTCGGAAACCCGGCGGTCGTGTTCGACGGCGACCTCGACGGCCTGATCGCGGCCGGCATCCGCTGGCGCAAGCGCAAGGACGACGACTGA
- the ftsE gene encoding cell division ATP-binding protein FtsE: MIRFENVTKRYRGTAKPALNAVDFEVQRGEFVFLVGASGSGKSSCLQLILRAETPSDGRVVVLGRDLRTLSNRKVPYFRRHIGSVFQDFRLLPNKTVHQNVAFTLQVTGASRGFIQQAVPEVLALVGLDGKEKRLPHELSGGEQQRVAIARALVNRPQVLLADEPTGNLDPGTSIDIMRLLARINAGGTTVVMATHEAGFVDQMQRRVIELRGGEMVRDERHGGYGDTSSLPRLAPEVERGAAAVAALTAVLEVQREVTGLTGPVEPLTKPGADATPAARRDETAPAERRDETAAAASDDAPAPADEPREPGTNTRSIPVTRPDVDALGLADRLGLGQKKDRNDEVGPTS, translated from the coding sequence ATGATCCGGTTCGAGAACGTCACCAAGCGGTATCGCGGCACCGCGAAGCCCGCCCTGAACGCCGTCGACTTCGAAGTGCAGCGCGGGGAGTTCGTCTTCCTCGTCGGCGCTTCGGGCTCCGGCAAATCGTCGTGCCTGCAGCTCATCCTGCGCGCCGAGACCCCCAGCGACGGCCGTGTCGTCGTGCTCGGTCGCGACCTGCGCACGCTGTCGAACCGTAAGGTTCCCTACTTCCGCCGTCACATCGGTTCGGTCTTCCAGGACTTCCGCCTGCTGCCGAACAAGACGGTGCACCAGAACGTCGCCTTCACGCTGCAGGTGACCGGCGCCTCGCGCGGGTTCATCCAGCAGGCCGTGCCCGAGGTGCTCGCGCTCGTCGGTCTCGACGGCAAAGAGAAGCGTTTGCCGCACGAGCTCTCGGGCGGTGAGCAGCAGCGCGTCGCGATCGCCCGCGCGCTCGTGAACCGTCCGCAGGTGCTGCTCGCCGACGAGCCGACCGGAAACCTCGACCCCGGCACCTCGATCGACATCATGCGCCTGCTCGCGCGGATCAACGCCGGCGGCACGACCGTCGTCATGGCCACGCACGAGGCCGGCTTCGTCGACCAGATGCAGCGCCGCGTGATCGAGCTGCGCGGTGGCGAGATGGTGCGCGACGAGCGCCACGGTGGCTACGGCGACACGTCGAGCCTCCCGCGCCTCGCGCCCGAGGTCGAGCGCGGAGCGGCCGCGGTCGCCGCCCTCACCGCGGTGCTCGAGGTGCAGCGCGAGGTCACCGGTTTGACCGGGCCCGTCGAACCGCTGACCAAGCCGGGCGCGGACGCGACGCCGGCGGCACGACGCGACGAGACTGCTCCGGCGGAGCGACGCGACGAGACCGCTGCGGCCGCGTCGGACGACGCTCCGGCCCCCGCCGACGAGCCCCGCGAGCCCGGCACCAACACGCGCTCCATCCCGGTCACCCGCCCCGACGTCGACGCTCTCGGTCTCGCCGACCGACTCGGCCTGGGCCAGAAGAAAGACCGCAACGACGAAGTGGGACCCACGTCATGA
- the ftsX gene encoding permease-like cell division protein FtsX has product MRFGLILSEAFTGLRRNASMVISVILVTFVSLTFVGAAMLMQMQIGKMQSYWADRAQVAVFMCAASSNAPTCVAGQPATQDQIDAVTAKLDGSALAPLIRDYTFQTSDQVFENAKGLLSEDILGVVTADQFNATFSINLVDQSQSDVIAEAFSGQDGVESVTNQLQYLEPLFQALTVATYVAVGIAGLMLIAAVLLIATTIRLSAFARRKELGIMRLVGASNRFIQTPFIVEGVLAALIGSALASVAVWAIVGVGVNQYLRDRIGFITSWVDFGDVAIVIPALVVIGIVLAALSASFAIRRWLRA; this is encoded by the coding sequence ATGAGGTTCGGGCTCATCCTCTCGGAGGCCTTCACCGGTCTTCGCCGCAACGCGTCGATGGTCATCTCGGTCATCCTCGTCACCTTCGTCTCGCTGACCTTCGTCGGCGCGGCGATGCTCATGCAGATGCAGATCGGCAAGATGCAGTCGTACTGGGCCGATCGCGCCCAGGTGGCGGTGTTCATGTGCGCGGCCTCGTCGAACGCGCCGACCTGCGTGGCCGGTCAGCCCGCGACGCAGGATCAGATCGACGCGGTCACCGCGAAGCTCGACGGCTCCGCCCTGGCCCCGCTCATCCGCGACTACACCTTCCAGACCAGTGACCAGGTGTTCGAGAACGCCAAGGGCCTGCTGTCCGAGGACATCCTCGGTGTCGTCACCGCCGACCAGTTCAACGCGACCTTCAGCATCAACCTCGTCGACCAGAGCCAGTCCGACGTCATCGCGGAAGCCTTCAGCGGACAGGACGGCGTCGAGAGCGTCACGAACCAGCTCCAATACCTCGAGCCCCTCTTCCAGGCGTTGACGGTCGCGACCTACGTGGCGGTGGGCATCGCCGGACTCATGCTGATCGCGGCGGTGCTGCTGATCGCGACGACCATTCGCCTTTCGGCGTTCGCTCGACGCAAGGAGCTCGGGATCATGCGCCTGGTGGGCGCGTCCAACCGATTCATCCAGACGCCGTTCATCGTCGAGGGCGTCCTCGCTGCGCTGATCGGGTCCGCTCTGGCGAGCGTCGCCGTCTGGGCGATCGTCGGCGTCGGCGTGAACCAGTACCTGAGGGATCGGATCGGCTTCATCACCTCGTGGGTCGATTTCGGCGACGTCGCGATCGTCATCCCCGCGCTCGTGGTGATCGGTATCGTCCTCGCCGCCCTGAGCGCCAGTTTCGCCATCCGCCGCTGGCTGCGCGCCTGA
- the smpB gene encoding SsrA-binding protein SmpB: MPREQGEKLIASNKKARHDYAIEKTYEAGLVLTGTEVKSLRQGRANLTDGYAYIDGGQAFLDAVHIPEYSQGHWTNHSAKRTRKLLLHKEEIIKLSHAVSAGGYTLVPLRLYFLDGRAKVEIAVAKGKREFEKRQTIREREDKREAERAMRTKNRLGE, from the coding sequence ATGCCTCGTGAGCAGGGTGAAAAGCTCATCGCGTCCAACAAGAAGGCGCGTCACGACTACGCCATCGAGAAGACGTACGAAGCGGGACTGGTGCTCACGGGCACCGAGGTGAAGTCGCTGCGCCAGGGGCGCGCCAACCTCACCGACGGCTACGCCTACATCGACGGCGGCCAGGCGTTCCTCGATGCCGTGCACATCCCGGAGTACTCCCAGGGCCACTGGACGAACCACTCGGCCAAGCGCACGCGCAAGCTGCTGCTGCACAAAGAAGAGATCATCAAGCTCTCGCACGCCGTGTCGGCGGGCGGGTACACCCTGGTGCCCCTGCGCCTGTACTTCCTCGACGGCCGCGCCAAGGTCGAGATCGCCGTCGCGAAGGGCAAGCGCGAGTTCGAGAAGCGTCAGACGATCCGCGAGCGCGAAGACAAGCGCGAAGCCGAACGTGCTATGCGCACGAAGAACCGTCTGGGCGAGTGA
- a CDS encoding SIMPL domain-containing protein has protein sequence MSDVVITVRGESNARARAEEAAVRVTVSTDGPTRGPVVERAQERAASVQDGLVAHLRSGEVSEWSSARVSVWSDRPWNNEGAQLPLVHHAAVELSATFTDAGALSWWLGDVAESDDVQVTAVEWRLSPTTRARVEREVAADAVHVAVERATAYADALGLASVSAVEIADAGLLGAHPEQPAPFAARMMAASGPAGGPSFSLQPPEIVVTSVVEGRFRAE, from the coding sequence ATGAGCGACGTCGTCATCACCGTCCGGGGCGAGAGCAACGCCCGTGCCCGCGCTGAAGAGGCCGCCGTCCGCGTCACCGTGTCGACCGACGGTCCCACTCGCGGGCCGGTGGTCGAACGGGCGCAGGAGCGCGCGGCGAGCGTGCAGGATGGCCTGGTCGCTCACCTGCGCTCCGGCGAGGTGTCGGAGTGGTCGAGCGCGCGCGTGTCGGTGTGGTCCGACCGGCCGTGGAACAACGAGGGAGCGCAGCTCCCCCTCGTCCATCACGCCGCCGTGGAACTCTCCGCCACGTTCACCGACGCCGGTGCCCTGTCATGGTGGCTGGGGGATGTGGCCGAGTCCGATGATGTGCAGGTCACCGCGGTGGAGTGGCGCCTATCCCCCACCACCCGCGCCCGGGTCGAGCGCGAGGTGGCCGCCGACGCCGTCCACGTCGCCGTGGAACGGGCGACGGCCTATGCGGACGCTCTGGGGCTGGCATCCGTGTCCGCCGTCGAGATCGCGGATGCCGGTCTGCTCGGCGCGCACCCCGAACAGCCGGCGCCGTTCGCCGCGCGCATGATGGCGGCCTCCGGTCCAGCCGGGGGGCCGTCGTTCAGCCTGCAGCCGCCCGAGATCGTGGTCACCTCGGTCGTGGAGGGCCGCTTCCGCGCGGAGTGA
- a CDS encoding YaeQ family protein, producing the protein MAIGSTIHQFTVQLSDVDRGVYDELALRVARHPSETAPYMLTRVLAYCLEYEEGIGFSEGVAATDEPAVMIRDLTGALVAWVEVGAPDAARLHTGSMKAERVAIYTHRDPDKVAAPWAGKRIHRAEEVLLHSFEPGFVEKLSDAIERRNTATLTRTEGRIYLELNGVAGESDIHTRPAG; encoded by the coding sequence GTGGCTATCGGCTCGACCATTCACCAGTTCACCGTGCAGCTCTCCGACGTCGATCGCGGCGTCTACGACGAGCTGGCGTTGCGCGTCGCTCGGCACCCCTCGGAGACCGCTCCGTACATGCTGACGCGCGTGCTGGCTTACTGCCTCGAGTACGAGGAGGGCATCGGCTTCAGCGAGGGCGTCGCCGCGACCGACGAGCCCGCCGTGATGATCCGCGACCTCACGGGCGCCCTGGTGGCGTGGGTCGAGGTCGGAGCTCCGGATGCCGCGCGCCTGCACACCGGCAGCATGAAGGCCGAGCGCGTCGCGATCTACACGCACCGCGATCCCGATAAAGTCGCCGCCCCGTGGGCGGGAAAGCGCATCCACCGCGCCGAGGAGGTGCTCCTGCACAGCTTCGAGCCCGGCTTCGTCGAGAAGCTGTCGGATGCCATCGAGCGACGCAACACCGCGACTCTGACGCGCACCGAGGGGCGCATCTATCTCGAGCTGAACGGCGTTGCCGGCGAGAGCGACATCCACACGCGCCCCGCGGGTTGA
- a CDS encoding DUF6891 domain-containing protein: MGFLDRLFGKNVPAPQAAPLASDPGLAGLRRTAQDAVILGFRDFDEVVQQVQDVHELDDAAAAEAVVREVWAERRRIEHGRPSVTEGDRLRTAFAILEARGFVARADFTCCNTCGTAEIDDERTPAPSDETGAPQFREWAYTFFHQQDAERLAEEPAQLFLTFSAFAPLRDLDPGLLAAADVGDEAARSEVWRQTDARVGRIVADALAEAGLPVEWDGDPAHRIVIPLPQWRNRLPGTAPATA; this comes from the coding sequence ATGGGATTCCTGGATCGCCTGTTCGGCAAGAACGTCCCGGCCCCGCAGGCCGCTCCCCTCGCGTCCGATCCTGGTCTCGCAGGGCTCAGACGGACAGCTCAGGATGCTGTCATCCTCGGCTTCCGCGACTTCGATGAGGTCGTGCAGCAGGTGCAGGACGTCCACGAACTCGACGATGCCGCAGCGGCCGAGGCCGTGGTGCGCGAGGTCTGGGCCGAGCGCCGCCGCATCGAGCACGGACGGCCGTCCGTCACGGAAGGCGACCGCCTGCGCACGGCGTTCGCGATCCTCGAGGCACGCGGCTTCGTCGCCCGCGCCGACTTCACCTGTTGCAATACGTGCGGAACCGCTGAGATCGACGACGAGCGCACGCCCGCGCCGAGCGACGAGACGGGTGCACCGCAGTTCCGCGAGTGGGCCTACACCTTCTTCCACCAGCAGGACGCCGAGCGACTCGCCGAGGAGCCCGCGCAGCTGTTCCTCACCTTCAGCGCCTTCGCACCCCTGCGCGATCTCGACCCCGGGCTTCTCGCGGCGGCCGATGTCGGCGACGAGGCCGCGCGCAGCGAGGTCTGGCGACAGACCGATGCCCGCGTCGGCCGGATCGTCGCCGATGCTCTCGCCGAAGCCGGCCTGCCGGTGGAGTGGGACGGCGACCCCGCGCACCGCATCGTCATCCCGCTCCCCCAGTGGCGCAACCGCCTTCCCGGCACCGCCCCCGCGACCGCGTAG
- a CDS encoding inositol monophosphatase family protein, with protein MSRIEEPAAPPADLTDDLALALRLADAADAVAMERFDSADLRIDTKPDRTHVTEADLATERAIRGILDAERPGDSVLGEEYGTSGDTSRRWVIDPIDGTHNYMRGIPVWATLIALTVDGVPRVGVVSQPAIGRRWWAATGQGAWTTTADGDIRRIHVSGVDEVSASSISFQSIEQWDDVELVPTLEKLTRAVWRDRAYGDALPYMWLAEGRLELVAEFGVKEYDIAAIAPIVREAGGRFTAFDGTDRLDAGSSLATNGLLHDDFYALLHEDGAR; from the coding sequence GTGTCCCGCATCGAAGAGCCCGCCGCACCCCCCGCGGACCTGACCGACGATCTCGCACTCGCCCTCCGTCTGGCTGACGCTGCCGACGCCGTGGCGATGGAACGCTTCGACTCCGCCGACCTCCGGATCGACACGAAGCCCGACCGCACGCACGTGACCGAGGCCGACCTGGCGACGGAGCGCGCGATTCGCGGAATCCTCGACGCGGAGCGCCCGGGCGACTCCGTGCTCGGCGAGGAATACGGCACGTCGGGTGACACGTCCCGCCGCTGGGTCATCGATCCGATCGACGGGACCCACAACTACATGCGCGGCATTCCGGTCTGGGCGACGCTCATCGCCCTGACCGTCGACGGCGTCCCCCGGGTGGGCGTCGTAAGCCAGCCCGCGATCGGTCGCCGCTGGTGGGCCGCAACGGGCCAGGGCGCGTGGACGACGACCGCCGACGGTGACATCCGACGCATTCACGTATCCGGGGTCGACGAGGTCTCGGCATCCAGCATCAGCTTCCAGAGCATCGAGCAGTGGGACGACGTCGAGCTCGTCCCCACCCTCGAGAAGCTCACGCGCGCTGTCTGGCGCGATCGCGCCTACGGGGATGCGCTCCCTTACATGTGGTTGGCCGAGGGCCGTCTCGAGCTCGTGGCCGAGTTCGGGGTGAAGGAGTACGACATCGCGGCGATCGCCCCCATCGTGCGCGAGGCCGGCGGGCGTTTCACGGCGTTCGACGGGACCGACCGTCTCGATGCCGGTTCTTCCCTCGCGACGAACGGCCTGCTGCACGACGACTTCTACGCTCTGCTGCACGAGGACGGTGCCCGATGA
- a CDS encoding NUDIX hydrolase, with translation MADDEMWDVTDIEGTPTGTLHRRGDGPVPVGSFHVVASVCLVSSTGRVLMSLRAVGKDYPLAWEFPAGSALRGETSRTGAVRELAEETGMVLAPDDLVLVGRVVEERALFDLWVGRVDGEPAPVPDPEEVHDAEWVTLDVVHQRWKDGVFATPWNARFDQLWDTLVERVRDERRVGAAEDQNGGGSTSMS, from the coding sequence ATGGCCGACGACGAGATGTGGGATGTCACCGACATTGAGGGCACACCCACCGGAACCCTCCACCGACGCGGTGACGGCCCCGTGCCGGTCGGGTCGTTCCACGTCGTGGCATCCGTCTGTCTGGTGTCGTCCACCGGCCGCGTGCTGATGAGCCTGCGCGCCGTGGGCAAGGACTACCCCTTGGCGTGGGAGTTCCCCGCCGGCAGCGCCTTGCGCGGAGAGACCAGCCGCACCGGCGCCGTGCGGGAACTCGCGGAAGAGACGGGGATGGTGCTCGCCCCCGACGACCTGGTCCTGGTGGGTCGCGTCGTCGAAGAAAGAGCCCTGTTCGACCTCTGGGTCGGCCGTGTCGACGGGGAGCCCGCGCCCGTGCCGGACCCCGAGGAGGTTCATGATGCCGAGTGGGTCACCCTCGACGTCGTGCACCAGCGCTGGAAGGACGGGGTTTTCGCGACACCGTGGAACGCACGGTTCGATCAGCTGTGGGACACGCTGGTGGAACGGGTGCGAGACGAGCGCCGGGTCGGCGCCGCCGAAGATCAGAACGGCGGCGGATCCACCTCGATGTCGTGA
- a CDS encoding DUF222 domain-containing protein — protein MSEVLDSVGHARTLRARCGLAWRAFLDGRISESRAIRIARLAGSLPDDREAWTAFDTGATERAQRVTPSSFDTAARALREKVHAESIEERHRRALRDRGVWLTAELDGMATLTALLPADKAHAVMTRLDRAARHLATTAGEECSLAQLRADALADLLAGGPTAGPPTTTTSNPSAATTTASATRRNGNRSRTPAMST, from the coding sequence ATGTCGGAGGTCCTCGATAGCGTGGGCCACGCCCGGACCTTGCGGGCACGGTGCGGCCTGGCCTGGCGGGCGTTCCTCGACGGGCGGATCTCCGAGAGCCGCGCGATCAGAATCGCCCGGCTCGCCGGCTCCCTCCCCGATGACCGCGAGGCCTGGACCGCGTTCGACACCGGTGCCACCGAGCGCGCTCAACGCGTCACGCCCTCGAGCTTCGACACCGCCGCTCGCGCGCTGCGCGAGAAGGTCCACGCCGAGTCGATCGAGGAGCGGCATCGCCGCGCCCTCCGCGACCGCGGGGTGTGGTTGACCGCCGAGCTCGACGGCATGGCGACGCTGACGGCCTTGCTTCCGGCCGACAAGGCTCACGCCGTCATGACCCGCCTGGATCGCGCCGCACGGCATCTGGCGACGACAGCCGGCGAAGAGTGCTCGCTGGCGCAGCTGAGAGCCGATGCGCTGGCGGATCTGCTCGCGGGTGGGCCGACGGCGGGGCCACCGACCACGACAACCTCGAACCCGAGTGCCGCCACCACCACCGCCTCCGCCACGAGACGAAATGGGAACCGCTCAAGAACCCCGGCGATGTCGACCTGA
- a CDS encoding MFS transporter, with product MSAGTAAVSKAPSVWKQPAQVWAVAFACVVAFMGIGLVDPILPAIADSLKATPVETELLFTSYLVVTGLAMLITSWISSRIGAKATLLVGLGLIVVFAFFCAISGSVDAVIGFRAGWGLGNALFISTALATIVGAASGGSSAAIILYEAALGLGIAVGPLLGGILGEVSWRGPFFGVVVLMAIAFLAVAVLLRGPQPARTPLPFSAPFRALGRPALAILAATALFYNIGFFTLLAFSPFPLGFGAMGIGLTFFGWGVGLAITSVWVAPLLLRRLRLTTVLLTALPLLALDLLVAAFIVSSAVALVVCIIVGGLVLGVVNTALTEAVMEATDLPRSVASSAYSAVRFLGGAVAPPLAALLWHAYGAGVPYVMAAVSVVIAAACILFGRRLLAHVDGAHPDAADEGAAVLVGDAA from the coding sequence GTGAGTGCCGGAACCGCAGCAGTCAGCAAGGCGCCCAGCGTCTGGAAACAGCCCGCGCAGGTCTGGGCCGTCGCCTTCGCGTGCGTCGTCGCCTTCATGGGCATCGGTCTCGTCGACCCGATCCTCCCCGCCATAGCGGATTCCTTGAAGGCCACCCCGGTCGAGACGGAGCTGCTGTTCACCAGCTACCTCGTCGTGACCGGCCTGGCGATGCTCATCACCAGCTGGATCTCGAGCCGCATCGGCGCCAAGGCGACCCTGCTCGTCGGTCTCGGTTTGATCGTCGTGTTCGCGTTCTTCTGCGCCATCAGCGGCAGCGTCGACGCCGTGATCGGCTTCCGCGCCGGATGGGGTCTGGGCAACGCCCTCTTCATCTCCACCGCGCTGGCGACCATCGTGGGCGCGGCATCCGGCGGGAGCTCGGCCGCGATCATCCTCTACGAAGCCGCGCTGGGCCTCGGCATCGCCGTGGGGCCGCTGCTCGGGGGCATCCTGGGTGAAGTCAGCTGGCGCGGGCCGTTCTTCGGCGTCGTCGTCCTGATGGCGATCGCGTTCCTCGCGGTGGCGGTCCTTCTGCGCGGCCCCCAGCCCGCGCGCACGCCGCTCCCCTTCAGTGCCCCGTTCCGTGCCCTCGGCCGTCCGGCGCTTGCGATCCTCGCGGCGACCGCGCTGTTCTACAACATCGGCTTCTTCACGCTGCTCGCGTTCTCGCCGTTCCCCCTCGGGTTCGGGGCGATGGGGATCGGCCTGACCTTCTTCGGCTGGGGCGTGGGCCTGGCGATCACGAGCGTCTGGGTCGCCCCTCTGCTGCTGCGCCGCCTGCGGCTGACGACGGTCCTGTTGACCGCCCTGCCTCTGCTGGCCCTCGACCTGCTCGTCGCCGCGTTCATCGTGTCGTCGGCCGTCGCTCTGGTCGTGTGCATCATCGTGGGTGGTCTCGTGCTGGGCGTCGTGAACACCGCGCTGACCGAAGCGGTCATGGAAGCCACCGACCTCCCCCGCTCGGTCGCCTCGTCGGCCTACTCGGCCGTGCGCTTCCTGGGCGGGGCGGTCGCTCCCCCGCTCGCCGCGCTGCTCTGGCACGCGTACGGCGCCGGAGTGCCCTACGTGATGGCAGCGGTGTCGGTCGTGATCGCTGCCGCCTGCATCCTCTTCGGTCGGCGTCTGCTCGCACACGTCGACGGAGCACACCCGGATGCCGCTGACGAGGGCGCCGCTGTTCTCGTGGGGGATGCGGCGTAG
- a CDS encoding MarR family winged helix-turn-helix transcriptional regulator — protein sequence MTRHDDLQTLLLAVHALTRVAALDTQTDAPAAQWRTLTLLRDHGPQRLGDLATLSRVTQPGMTRLVHQMDAAGLVERRRLPDDSRVSVVAATAKGLDALAGWYEQFRAALAPHVADLSEKEWDAVSVAASALSLRVGMAPTPAGRHQFTDIRTPDDDGAADPTEDRGALAESAEEQEVVR from the coding sequence ATGACCCGCCACGACGACCTGCAGACGCTTCTGCTCGCGGTGCACGCCCTCACCCGCGTCGCGGCTCTCGACACCCAGACCGACGCCCCCGCCGCGCAGTGGCGCACACTGACCCTCCTGCGCGACCACGGCCCCCAGCGCCTCGGCGACCTCGCGACCCTCAGCCGTGTGACACAACCCGGCATGACCCGACTCGTCCACCAGATGGACGCCGCGGGACTCGTCGAGCGCCGCCGCCTGCCCGACGACTCGCGCGTCAGCGTGGTCGCCGCCACGGCGAAGGGCCTCGACGCGCTGGCCGGGTGGTACGAGCAGTTCCGCGCGGCCCTTGCGCCGCACGTGGCCGACCTCTCGGAGAAGGAGTGGGATGCCGTGAGCGTCGCCGCCTCCGCGCTCTCACTGCGCGTGGGGATGGCGCCGACTCCCGCGGGTCGACACCAATTCACAGACATCCGAACCCCCGACGACGATGGCGCCGCCGACCCCACCGAAGACCGCGGAGCCCTCGCGGAATCCGCAGAAGAACAGGAGGTGGTCCGGTGA
- a CDS encoding IclR family transcriptional regulator, with protein MDTASRSVPGAQAISRAARLLRLVTAAGETGASVGDLARGADLTRPTAHRLLSALRAEGLVDRDEPTGHWLPGPELYLMGSVAASRFDITSTARDIVRSLAVRTEESAFLSVRRGDETVCLVREDGSFPIRSFVLSEGVRFPLGVASAGLAILAFLPSSEVDAYLERHPELPEKWGASHSPTRLRGRIRDTQARGYAVNPGLIVEGSYGLGAAVFTRAGDPQWALSLTGVEFRFGGERLAELGRILLAHAHQLSTRIASR; from the coding sequence GTGGACACTGCATCGCGATCCGTTCCCGGCGCCCAGGCCATCTCGCGGGCGGCCCGACTCCTGCGCCTCGTGACGGCCGCGGGCGAGACCGGCGCGTCGGTCGGCGACCTCGCGCGCGGCGCCGATCTCACGCGACCGACCGCGCACCGCCTCCTCAGCGCACTGCGCGCCGAGGGGCTCGTCGACCGCGACGAGCCGACCGGTCACTGGCTACCGGGGCCGGAGCTCTATCTGATGGGGAGTGTGGCGGCATCCCGATTCGACATCACCTCGACCGCGCGCGACATCGTGCGCTCCCTGGCGGTCCGAACCGAGGAGAGCGCGTTCCTGTCGGTGCGGCGGGGCGACGAGACGGTATGCCTAGTGCGCGAGGACGGGAGCTTTCCGATCCGCTCGTTCGTGCTGTCGGAAGGGGTGCGCTTCCCCCTCGGGGTGGCCTCGGCGGGGTTGGCGATCCTGGCGTTCCTGCCGTCGAGCGAGGTGGATGCGTATCTCGAGCGGCATCCGGAACTTCCCGAGAAGTGGGGGGCGTCGCACTCCCCCACCCGTCTGCGTGGGCGAATCCGCGACACGCAGGCTCGCGGATACGCGGTGAACCCGGGACTGATCGTGGAGGGGAGCTACGGGCTCGGCGCGGCCGTGTTCACGCGGGCGGGCGACCCGCAGTGGGCTCTCAGCCTGACCGGGGTGGAGTTCCGCTTCGGCGGCGAGCGCCTTGCTGAGCTTGGACGGATCCTTCTCGCGCACGCGCACCAGTTGTCCACGCGCATCGCGTCTCGGTGA